In Nocardia sp. NBC_00403, the DNA window TCCGGTGAGTGCGTGGCCGCCGCCGAGGTCGTAGCGGTGGCGAACGCCCGAAAGGTTCTTGAAGACAGTGGTTGCCCCGTCGGTAGTGGCCAATAGTTCGGCGAAGACGGTGCGCAGTGTCCGGCTTCGCTGGTCCAACCGCATCAGTGCGACTTGCGCGCGGGTCCAATCCAGCACCCAGGCGCCGATCGGGTGCCGCTCGGCGGTGTAGGTGTCCAGCAGGTTTGCCGGCGCCCAGCCGCGCACAACGGCGGCGAGCTTCCAGCCCAAGTTCACGGCATCGCCGATGCCGAGGTTGAGACCCTGGCCGCCGAACGGGGAATGCACGTGCGCGGCATCGCCGGCCAGCAGCACCCGGCCCTGGCGGTAGTCGGTGACCTGCCGAGTGTTGTCGGTGAATCGGGTAGCCGAGTGCACCGCCGTGATTTCGACCGGCACTCCGGAGACGGCGCGCAGACTTGCCTGTAGCTCGTCCGCCGTGATCGGTGCGTCGCGATCGGCGGGCGGCCCATCCATCTCCACGGTGAGGAAACGACCCGGCGTCGGCCCGTAGGCGTAGATGCCCGTAGGCGTCGAGCTCCAACCCGGCACCAGTGCTTCGGCGCCCGTCATCTCCACAACCGCCTGATGACCGGTGATCTCGGGATCGAGGCCGGGAAATTCGAATCCCGCCAGCTTGCGTACGAGGCTGCGGCCACCGTCACAACCCACCAGCCATGCCGTGCGGACCTCGGCATCGCCGAGCTGAATGACGACGGCATCGGCGGCGTCGGTGAAGCCGGTCAACTCGACACCGCGGCGAATCACCACACCGAGTTCCTCGGCACGCCGGGCGAGGATTGCTTCGATGCTTTGCTGCGGCACCAGAAACACCGCGGCGGCGGGACCGAGATCAGCGAATTCCTCGTCGTCGTAGTCGATATCCTCGACATCGAGGAATACCCCGGCGAAATGACCGGCGCCCGGCCGCTTACTCGTCGTCCCGATCACCGTGCCACCACGCTGCGCCTGAAACTTCCGTATCACCGCCAGCATCTCGTCCTGCCGCTCGACCAACTCGGGCAGCAGGCCACGCCGGGCGAGCGCTCGCGCCGTCGGCACATTGATAGCGCCGGCCTTGAGCGTCATGTCGGGTTCGTTCAGCCGTTCGACCACCAGCACATCGACCCCGGTCAGCCGCAATTCGCAGGCCAGCATCAAGCCGACAGGCCCGGCTCCGGCGATCACCACATCGAATGTCTCGTTCATGAATCACACTGTGCCGAGACCTGATTGCGCCCACCTTGCGTCTTCTTGCGTGCCGCTTGCGTCGATATCGCGGCGGCGGTGCGGCACGACGCTGCCGACCTCGAGACCGCACGCGGACGCTCGGATCA includes these proteins:
- a CDS encoding FAD-dependent oxidoreductase; translation: MNETFDVVIAGAGPVGLMLACELRLTGVDVLVVERLNEPDMTLKAGAINVPTARALARRGLLPELVERQDEMLAVIRKFQAQRGGTVIGTTSKRPGAGHFAGVFLDVEDIDYDDEEFADLGPAAAVFLVPQQSIEAILARRAEELGVVIRRGVELTGFTDAADAVVIQLGDAEVRTAWLVGCDGGRSLVRKLAGFEFPGLDPEITGHQAVVEMTGAEALVPGWSSTPTGIYAYGPTPGRFLTVEMDGPPADRDAPITADELQASLRAVSGVPVEITAVHSATRFTDNTRQVTDYRQGRVLLAGDAAHVHSPFGGQGLNLGIGDAVNLGWKLAAVVRGWAPANLLDTYTAERHPIGAWVLDWTRAQVALMRLDQRSRTLRTVFAELLATTDGATTVFKNLSGVRHRYDLGGGHALTGAPAPDFELSDGSRVEDHFVDGGAILLDLADSAELRNLVAPWSSRVRVVTAKPTRSRSLAAMLIRPDGYVAWAADSTEIDGLSSAVTRWFGAPE